Proteins encoded by one window of uncultured Draconibacterium sp.:
- a CDS encoding FtsX-like permease family protein, which produces MKKLRTNIIRFLKRNPLYTSINFTGLVIGFVCVIFIGLWIKNELSYDRFHQNADQIYRVHRYFYDNNGTENLHLPYVAPPIAPLLKDEFSEIENITRVSHMGLLFRMNDQKVMEPDVCFAEPDILNIFSFEGISAENNLLNEPLTAVISATIAKKYFNDEYAVGKTMEFFDENGTNYNIKVTGVFEDWGRNNHFRPEILISFSTYESAVGESELNDWGSNNYETFVLMQNAPLQLDSRLDEFINKQFENGTSWTKIRMERLSDIHFNWYGSRSSIYVLLSIALLILLLGSINYINLNTAIYSQRIKEIQIRKVIGATGKRILSLLMLESVFFCIVSLFVALLIVSVAIPYLASLFNSNLAFSVGQNLSMIALFFILSIFIGLISGVYPAKLLLTSKKNISTNNKMSFRNGMVIFQFFVSIALIMSFLIVNKQLNYLNTKNLGLNQENVITVSASPNHIEKLDVFRDQLTKNPNIIDVSGSKRIPSQRLNDSSGMEVSNNGKMEPLGFRVANIRGDEHFVPTYEMKLIAGNNMSSQTKEEKEYLVNRAAVEKIGWESPEAAIGQFVEYGNEKGRIVGVLENFNYESLHNAVFPIILYKDVSSYNRISIRITPANLSNTIGFIESTWQEFNLSGSPFSYQFIDERFERLYQSEKYTKTIFSCFMVLAVFIAILGLIGLSLFVMERRTKEIGVRKVNGAKVTEILAMLNKDFIKWVAIAFVIATPISYYAMDKWLENFAYKTNLSWWIFALAGVLALGIALLTVSWQSWRAATRNPVEALRYE; this is translated from the coding sequence ATGAAAAAATTACGCACAAATATTATTCGCTTTCTTAAACGCAATCCGTTGTACACCTCTATCAATTTTACAGGACTGGTAATTGGTTTTGTTTGCGTGATTTTTATTGGTCTTTGGATAAAAAATGAATTGAGTTACGACAGGTTTCACCAAAATGCTGACCAGATTTACCGTGTGCATCGGTATTTCTACGACAACAACGGAACCGAAAACCTTCATTTACCTTATGTTGCGCCACCGATTGCGCCATTGTTGAAAGACGAATTCTCCGAAATTGAAAATATAACTCGGGTGTCCCATATGGGATTACTTTTTCGAATGAACGATCAAAAGGTTATGGAACCGGACGTTTGTTTTGCTGAGCCGGATATTCTGAATATTTTCTCTTTCGAAGGAATTTCAGCCGAAAACAATTTATTAAACGAACCACTCACCGCTGTGATTTCTGCAACTATAGCCAAAAAGTATTTTAATGACGAGTATGCCGTTGGAAAAACCATGGAGTTTTTTGATGAAAATGGAACTAATTATAATATAAAGGTTACAGGAGTTTTCGAAGACTGGGGGCGAAATAATCATTTCCGGCCTGAAATCCTGATTTCGTTTTCTACGTACGAAAGTGCCGTTGGTGAAAGCGAGTTAAACGACTGGGGAAGCAATAATTACGAAACATTTGTATTGATGCAGAATGCGCCTCTGCAACTGGATTCCCGCCTCGATGAATTTATAAACAAACAATTTGAAAATGGAACCAGTTGGACAAAAATCAGAATGGAAAGGTTATCGGATATCCATTTTAACTGGTATGGAAGCCGTTCCAGTATTTATGTGTTATTATCGATCGCTCTTTTGATTCTGCTTTTGGGAAGCATCAACTACATCAATCTGAATACAGCTATTTATTCCCAACGAATTAAAGAAATTCAGATTAGAAAAGTTATTGGAGCAACGGGTAAACGCATCTTGTCGTTACTTATGCTTGAATCTGTCTTTTTTTGCATTGTGTCGTTATTTGTTGCGCTACTTATAGTTAGTGTGGCCATTCCTTACCTGGCAAGTCTTTTCAATAGTAACCTGGCATTTTCAGTTGGTCAGAACCTAAGTATGATAGCTCTGTTTTTCATCCTGTCAATTTTTATTGGATTGATATCAGGAGTGTATCCTGCAAAACTATTGCTGACGAGTAAAAAGAACATTTCCACAAACAATAAAATGTCGTTTCGTAACGGCATGGTTATTTTTCAGTTCTTCGTTTCAATTGCCCTGATCATGTCGTTCCTAATAGTGAATAAACAGTTAAACTATTTGAATACAAAAAATCTTGGGCTTAATCAAGAGAACGTGATTACGGTGAGTGCGTCGCCCAATCATATCGAAAAGCTGGATGTGTTTCGGGATCAGCTAACTAAAAATCCGAATATAATCGATGTTTCCGGTTCGAAAAGAATACCATCGCAACGTCTTAATGACAGTAGTGGAATGGAAGTTTCCAACAATGGAAAGATGGAACCACTTGGTTTTCGGGTGGCCAATATTCGGGGCGACGAACATTTTGTTCCAACCTACGAAATGAAACTGATTGCAGGTAATAATATGAGCAGTCAAACAAAAGAAGAAAAGGAATATTTGGTTAACCGGGCGGCTGTGGAGAAAATTGGCTGGGAATCTCCCGAAGCAGCGATCGGGCAGTTTGTTGAATATGGGAATGAAAAAGGCAGAATAGTTGGTGTGTTGGAAAACTTCAATTACGAATCGTTGCACAATGCCGTATTCCCGATCATCCTGTACAAGGATGTTTCAAGCTATAACCGCATTTCAATACGAATAACTCCAGCTAACTTATCGAATACAATTGGGTTTATAGAAAGCACATGGCAGGAATTTAACTTGTCAGGCTCTCCATTTTCGTATCAGTTTATTGACGAACGGTTTGAACGATTATATCAATCTGAAAAATATACCAAAACAATTTTCAGTTGTTTTATGGTGTTGGCTGTATTCATCGCAATTTTAGGATTAATAGGATTGTCGCTTTTTGTGATGGAGCGACGCACAAAAGAAATTGGTGTCAGAAAAGTAAACGGAGCAAAAGTGACAGAGATACTTGCCATGTTAAATAAAGACTTTATAAAGTGGGTGGCGATCGCCTTTGTAATTGCCACTCCAATTTCATATTACGCAATGGATAAATGGCTCGAAAACTTTGCCTACAAAACCAATTTAAGTTGGTGGATATTTGCCTTAGCCGGAGTGTTGGCTTTGGGAATTGCACTGTTAACCGTTAGTTGGCAAAGCTGGCGGGCAGCTACGCGAAATCCTGTTGAGGCACTTCGTTACGAATAA
- a CDS encoding FtsX-like permease family protein produces the protein MSVSFAVILFSVGYVYYETSFDKCIPEHNRIYRCLMQGQLNGNEADFAVTSSQMAEAVLNDIPEIEEAIRLTARGEATIDYNTEIIEMGTLFFADPEVFDFFDFTIHKNIENPFESPDNIAIAESIAKQHFGSVENALNKVVQLRGEDCVIAGVFEDLPQNFHLQTKIIQSIDEVNPDNDGWGSQNYFTYIKTSTPIKDIDNLNFKLTKSVYTHYDADLDGAAAQNWEDLKYSDNTYIFFNAEPLTDIHFGKHRFDPAVTSSKTYVYGAIILAIFILLISSFNFINLTIANLSTRFKEIGIRKTNGAGSKQIATQFIIESILFWVTGFAIAFLVYRVGEVSLYHYLGLELSIDKKALIILIALIFAGLLLFNSVANILPITVFAKKETLALIKKETAKKRSYLLKDGFVVLQFVLSAIIILSSVFVQKQINFMVNKDRGYDKENVITLSMWDMPPETRSTFIEEIKKHTVIQSVSTSDVYFGDDPSMNGAFFETQEAENYFHTTILPVDDEFFKTFNIQLLKGRFFEKERKTDFKAVLLNETAAKEYQKAGSLIGKKLYVDGTYYDIIGIVKDFNYRSLYHALQPLVITRIENFGNVFVKVGNDQIAEALEIIRNQRKELGLTKPLQYSFHDEIIAKHYLKDQQAKKMLLFLSLVSVIIACVGLYAISFFTIIKRTKEIGIRKVNGAKVSEILTLLNKDFIKWVALAFLVATPIAWLAMNKWLENFAYKTTLSWWIFALAGVLALGIALLTVSWQSWRAATRNPVEALRYE, from the coding sequence TTGAGTGTATCATTCGCAGTTATTTTATTTTCGGTGGGCTACGTTTATTACGAAACAAGTTTTGATAAATGTATTCCCGAACACAATCGAATTTATCGCTGTTTAATGCAGGGACAGTTAAATGGAAACGAAGCTGATTTTGCGGTTACCAGTTCGCAAATGGCCGAAGCAGTTTTAAATGATATTCCCGAAATAGAAGAAGCAATACGGCTTACTGCGAGAGGTGAAGCAACAATTGACTACAACACAGAAATCATTGAAATGGGAACGCTGTTTTTTGCCGATCCCGAAGTTTTTGATTTTTTTGATTTTACTATTCATAAAAATATAGAAAACCCCTTTGAATCACCTGATAACATTGCCATTGCAGAAAGTATAGCCAAACAGCATTTTGGATCGGTTGAAAATGCACTAAATAAAGTGGTACAATTGCGTGGCGAGGACTGCGTGATTGCAGGCGTATTTGAGGACCTGCCACAAAATTTTCACTTACAAACAAAAATCATTCAATCCATTGACGAAGTAAATCCCGACAACGATGGTTGGGGCTCGCAGAATTATTTTACTTACATAAAAACCTCCACGCCGATTAAAGATATTGATAATTTGAATTTCAAATTGACTAAATCTGTTTATACGCATTACGATGCCGATTTAGACGGAGCAGCCGCACAAAACTGGGAAGATTTAAAATACAGCGACAACACTTACATTTTCTTTAACGCCGAGCCTTTAACCGATATACATTTTGGAAAACATCGGTTTGATCCTGCGGTAACCTCAAGTAAGACGTATGTTTACGGCGCAATAATTCTGGCCATATTCATTCTGCTTATTTCTTCATTTAATTTTATAAACCTAACCATTGCAAATTTATCAACACGTTTTAAGGAGATTGGCATTCGTAAAACCAATGGAGCTGGTAGCAAACAAATAGCTACGCAGTTTATTATTGAATCGATATTATTTTGGGTTACTGGTTTTGCGATAGCTTTTTTAGTGTATCGTGTGGGAGAGGTTTCGTTGTACCATTATCTTGGACTGGAATTGAGTATTGATAAGAAGGCATTGATAATTTTGATTGCCCTTATTTTTGCAGGTCTTCTGCTTTTTAATTCAGTCGCCAATATTCTTCCAATTACTGTTTTTGCAAAAAAAGAAACCCTTGCACTGATAAAGAAAGAAACAGCTAAAAAACGAAGTTATCTTTTAAAAGATGGTTTTGTTGTACTCCAGTTTGTATTGTCAGCAATTATTATTTTGAGTTCGGTTTTTGTTCAAAAACAGATAAATTTTATGGTTAACAAAGATCGGGGCTACGACAAAGAAAATGTAATTACTTTATCGATGTGGGATATGCCTCCGGAAACCCGGAGCACTTTTATTGAGGAAATTAAAAAGCACACCGTAATCCAGTCGGTTTCAACCAGCGATGTATATTTTGGAGATGACCCAAGTATGAACGGAGCTTTTTTTGAAACGCAGGAAGCTGAGAATTATTTCCACACTACTATTTTGCCGGTTGACGATGAATTTTTTAAAACTTTTAATATTCAGTTGCTTAAAGGAAGATTCTTTGAAAAGGAACGCAAAACTGACTTTAAAGCCGTTTTGTTAAACGAGACTGCTGCAAAAGAATATCAAAAGGCGGGTTCGCTAATTGGCAAGAAATTATACGTCGATGGCACTTATTACGATATAATTGGAATTGTAAAAGACTTCAATTACCGCTCGCTTTACCATGCACTACAACCATTGGTAATTACCCGAATAGAGAATTTTGGGAACGTATTTGTAAAAGTCGGTAACGATCAAATTGCTGAAGCCTTGGAAATTATCCGTAATCAAAGAAAAGAATTAGGGCTAACAAAACCGTTGCAATATTCTTTTCACGATGAAATAATTGCCAAACATTATTTAAAAGACCAGCAAGCAAAAAAGATGTTGCTCTTCCTGTCGCTGGTTTCGGTAATAATTGCATGCGTTGGATTATACGCAATTAGCTTTTTTACCATAATAAAGCGCACCAAAGAAATAGGCATCCGAAAAGTAAACGGAGCAAAAGTGTCTGAAATACTAACACTTCTAAATAAAGACTTTATAAAATGGGTGGCACTTGCATTTCTAGTTGCAACACCCATCGCCTGGCTTGCCATGAATAAATGGCTGGAAAATTTCGCCTATAAAACCACTTTAAGTTGGTGGATTTTTGCACTGGCCGGGGTGTTGGCATTGGGAATTGCATTGTTAACGGTGAGTTGGCAGAGTTGGCGTGCGGCTACGAGGAACCCGGTTGAGGCCTTACGATATGAATAA
- a CDS encoding FtsX-like permease family protein encodes MYSLKITIRRLLRDKVFLLLSTLGLVIGISCFIILFIHVSNEKSFDKHFDGHENIYRVISAAEFGKDSPWARSLGIVHSASSEIPEIELASQFIHCPIGTIKIGDNSFHQNDILWVNDTFIEMFEVKSKVGDLSELEKPNTVFISEDFARKHFGDQNPIGQIIKFEAGQYKKNIGDYEIRGIVKNTHPKTHLKYELLASQKGNMQKSFEKTLPSLKTLWAYHYFKLQKGASPELVAKKLGAFWDKSSLKQEGGPKEFDFSLFPMDDIHLKSDFRFELRESSSKINISLFIIISFIILLVSLLNFTNLTIAKLIKRSKELGLKKSIGANRWQIITQILNEVLIVCILAIGISLLFIQVVNPFINQLFDIDFKIYYHEPIIYWTILAVIGLCLTITILFIAVFFLSRNSTIDILAQRNNFSGSYVLKSLLVGQVSIVIVLISGTVLVNKQIDFVLNKPLGFNKENVVVLHMKDLAKDAGSFTNELRRQSQITEVGMAYQYFGYPTQTLLLEDLGIEGTAELVFANYDYLKTMNVKLIKNWINPTADTVRGMVINNHLYKRLMEKHGSIEALNAYQQMQSSQRGQKDNRITKFVGVAEDFNYNSVHENIGDFVFLLDEARNRARFAHIRLNEGSLHAGMNAIKRVWNEYYPNQEMEYFFMDEKIAQQYKAETILSRILFVFSGIGILLSILGISALSLFISQQRTKEIGIRKVNGAKVSEILAMLNKDFIKWVAIAFVIATPISYYAMDKWLENFAYKTNLSWWIFALAGVLALGIALLTVSWQSWRAATRNPVVALRYE; translated from the coding sequence ATGTACAGCCTGAAAATAACAATACGTCGACTGTTAAGAGATAAGGTCTTTTTGCTCCTTAGCACTTTGGGCCTGGTAATTGGAATTTCGTGTTTTATCATTCTATTTATCCATGTTTCTAACGAAAAAAGTTTTGACAAACATTTTGATGGACACGAGAATATTTATAGAGTAATTTCAGCTGCTGAATTTGGTAAAGATTCACCATGGGCACGTAGTTTGGGAATTGTTCATTCTGCTTCGTCTGAAATTCCAGAGATTGAACTGGCGTCTCAGTTTATACATTGTCCAATTGGAACCATAAAAATCGGTGACAACTCGTTTCATCAAAACGATATTTTATGGGTTAATGATACTTTTATTGAAATGTTTGAAGTTAAATCGAAAGTTGGTGACCTATCTGAATTGGAGAAACCAAATACCGTTTTTATTTCAGAAGATTTTGCTCGTAAACACTTTGGAGACCAAAATCCCATTGGACAAATCATCAAATTTGAAGCCGGGCAATACAAAAAAAATATTGGCGATTATGAAATTCGTGGAATTGTAAAAAACACCCATCCCAAAACACATTTAAAATACGAATTACTGGCCTCGCAAAAAGGTAACATGCAAAAATCTTTTGAAAAAACATTGCCAAGCTTAAAAACTCTATGGGCCTACCATTACTTTAAACTTCAAAAAGGGGCATCTCCAGAATTGGTTGCCAAAAAGTTAGGAGCTTTTTGGGATAAGAGTTCTTTAAAACAAGAAGGTGGGCCCAAAGAATTCGATTTTTCATTGTTCCCAATGGACGATATCCACTTGAAATCGGATTTTCGTTTTGAACTGCGGGAAAGTTCGAGCAAAATAAATATCTCTCTTTTTATAATTATCTCCTTTATTATTTTGCTGGTTTCCTTGTTAAATTTTACCAATCTCACCATAGCAAAGCTCATTAAACGCTCAAAAGAACTGGGCTTAAAAAAGTCTATTGGGGCTAACCGGTGGCAAATTATAACGCAGATATTAAACGAAGTATTGATTGTTTGTATACTAGCAATTGGAATTTCATTGTTGTTTATTCAGGTTGTAAATCCCTTCATTAACCAATTGTTTGACATAGATTTTAAAATATATTACCACGAACCGATTATTTACTGGACTATATTGGCAGTTATTGGTTTGTGCCTAACGATAACAATCCTTTTTATTGCTGTATTTTTTCTAAGTAGAAATTCTACCATTGATATCCTTGCCCAACGGAATAATTTCTCGGGAAGTTATGTGCTTAAGAGCCTTCTGGTTGGACAGGTTTCCATTGTAATTGTATTAATATCGGGTACTGTTTTAGTAAATAAACAAATTGACTTTGTACTAAACAAGCCCTTAGGTTTTAATAAAGAAAATGTAGTTGTTCTGCACATGAAAGATCTGGCAAAAGATGCTGGTAGTTTTACAAATGAACTTAGAAGGCAAAGTCAGATAACCGAAGTTGGAATGGCATATCAATACTTCGGCTATCCGACACAAACATTGTTACTTGAAGATTTAGGCATTGAGGGAACCGCAGAGTTAGTTTTTGCCAACTACGATTACCTTAAAACCATGAATGTTAAGTTGATTAAAAACTGGATAAATCCTACTGCCGATACTGTTCGGGGAATGGTGATAAACAACCATCTATATAAACGTTTAATGGAGAAACACGGAAGTATAGAAGCGCTTAATGCTTACCAACAAATGCAATCTTCACAACGTGGTCAAAAAGATAACCGTATTACAAAATTTGTAGGAGTAGCGGAAGATTTTAACTACAACTCAGTACACGAAAACATAGGCGATTTTGTTTTTTTGTTGGATGAAGCAAGAAACCGTGCACGTTTTGCTCATATACGCTTAAATGAAGGGAGTTTGCATGCTGGTATGAATGCCATAAAAAGGGTATGGAACGAGTATTATCCCAATCAGGAAATGGAGTACTTTTTTATGGATGAGAAAATAGCCCAGCAATACAAAGCAGAAACTATTCTTAGTCGCATTCTTTTTGTTTTTTCAGGCATTGGAATACTGCTCAGTATTTTAGGAATTAGTGCATTATCACTATTTATTTCGCAGCAACGTACTAAAGAAATCGGTATCCGAAAGGTAAACGGAGCCAAAGTATCCGAAATACTTGCCATGTTAAATAAAGACTTTATAAAATGGGTGGCGATTGCCTTTGTAATTGCCACTCCAATTTCATATTACGCAATGGATAAATGGCTCGAAAATTTTGCCTACAAAACCAATTTAAGTTGGTGGATATTTGCCTTAGCCGGAGTGTTGGCTTTGGGAATTGCACTGTTAACCGTTAGTTGGCAAAGCTGGCGGGCAGCTACGCGAAATCCTGTGGTGGCACTCCGTTATGAATGA
- a CDS encoding ABC transporter permease, producing the protein MNAAQIKTIFRGSFKKRSSLFINLTGLSIGFAVLIAILFFIQDEKSYNQFHENIDDLYCVFTIEPSANNSIGWHESVPAIPEALRNEYPEIANAALVRNGKENMLVEYGDTKYYEDIQLAESNLFHMFSFPVILGEIPEKTTDTHIIALSQKMAAKYFGEKDPLGEPIIIDNKDKFTVVAVYEDMPINSSISFDFWIPIELIEETRPGYLDTWYNLSFKAYALLQPGASFTEVNKKLFNRIQQSNPESKDKAQLYPFSKLYLEAWGHNKNVRTMSLIGLIVMLLVCLNFINLQTAEVFKRIKQFGIRKINGASNHSLSIQLFTETFLQTIFALFTGIIVSYLGKEYLLHLINKPDTGAPLLSGTALSILLLCVFLLSSLSALVPALTIRTVALSNSLKEKISEKVSVKKLRLIIMAVQFSLAIVFVASLIITTKQVRYLENKNLGFSKEQLLYIRLDGELYEKRDVLQQTLEQNSGIINTSLSSHSPIGIYWNGGGWNWEGKVADFDPQITFIETDKKFSETFGIQMAEGDYFKDEQPGVVINKTFAQMIAPGENALGKMLIKEDMDIAIPVSGVIEDIHFKPLNREIGALMMIPEMGFQDMRFLFVKVSPANMAQTLNFIEETVKGLNPDFPYWHHFLDDDFARLYLREHTLRAQMTFFSILAILISCMGLWGIMVFVVKQRVKEIGIRKVNGAKVSEILAMLNKDFIKWVAIAFVIATPISYYAMDKWLENFAYKTNLSWWIFALAGFLALGIALLTVSWQSWRAATRNPVEALRYE; encoded by the coding sequence ATGAATGCAGCACAAATAAAAACCATATTCCGCGGAAGTTTTAAAAAACGGTCTTCGCTGTTTATCAATTTAACAGGTTTGTCGATCGGTTTTGCGGTATTGATTGCCATCCTATTTTTCATTCAGGACGAGAAATCGTATAATCAGTTTCACGAGAATATTGACGATTTGTATTGTGTCTTTACTATCGAACCGTCGGCGAACAATTCCATTGGCTGGCACGAATCGGTTCCGGCTATTCCCGAAGCGCTTCGCAATGAATATCCCGAAATTGCCAATGCCGCACTCGTTCGCAATGGTAAAGAAAACATGCTTGTTGAATACGGAGACACCAAATATTACGAAGATATTCAGCTGGCCGAGTCCAACCTGTTTCATATGTTTTCATTCCCGGTAATTCTGGGCGAAATTCCTGAAAAAACAACTGATACACACATTATAGCGTTAAGCCAAAAAATGGCAGCCAAATATTTTGGGGAGAAAGATCCGCTTGGTGAGCCGATCATTATAGATAATAAAGACAAATTTACTGTGGTTGCCGTTTATGAAGACATGCCAATAAACTCAAGCATAAGTTTTGATTTCTGGATTCCTATAGAACTGATTGAAGAAACCCGGCCCGGTTACCTCGACACCTGGTATAATTTAAGTTTCAAGGCTTATGCTTTGTTGCAACCCGGAGCCTCATTCACCGAGGTAAACAAAAAGCTTTTCAACCGCATTCAGCAGTCAAATCCTGAATCGAAAGATAAGGCTCAGTTGTATCCGTTTTCAAAACTCTATCTCGAAGCTTGGGGGCATAACAAAAATGTTCGAACCATGTCGCTGATTGGTTTAATTGTTATGTTGCTGGTTTGTCTGAATTTTATTAACCTGCAAACGGCAGAAGTATTTAAACGCATTAAACAATTTGGAATTAGAAAAATAAACGGGGCAAGCAATCATAGTCTGAGCATCCAGCTTTTTACTGAAACTTTTCTGCAAACCATTTTTGCACTTTTCACCGGAATAATTGTCTCCTATCTGGGAAAGGAATATTTACTGCATTTGATTAATAAACCGGATACAGGAGCACCTTTGCTTTCAGGTACCGCTTTAAGCATTCTTTTACTTTGTGTTTTCCTGCTTTCTTCACTTTCAGCATTGGTTCCGGCATTAACTATCCGGACGGTTGCATTAAGCAATTCTCTAAAAGAAAAAATCAGCGAGAAAGTAAGTGTTAAAAAGCTCAGGCTAATTATTATGGCTGTTCAGTTTAGTCTGGCTATAGTTTTTGTGGCTTCTTTAATAATAACCACAAAACAGGTTCGATACCTCGAGAATAAAAATCTCGGATTCAGTAAAGAACAGCTTTTATATATTCGGTTGGATGGTGAATTGTATGAAAAACGAGATGTACTGCAGCAAACACTGGAACAAAATTCAGGCATCATAAATACCTCGCTTTCATCTCACTCACCCATTGGTATTTACTGGAACGGAGGTGGCTGGAATTGGGAAGGAAAGGTGGCCGACTTCGATCCGCAAATAACGTTTATCGAAACCGATAAAAAGTTTTCCGAAACCTTTGGTATTCAAATGGCTGAAGGCGATTATTTTAAGGATGAACAACCCGGTGTGGTAATTAATAAAACCTTTGCGCAAATGATTGCACCCGGCGAAAATGCCTTGGGCAAAATGCTAATAAAGGAAGACATGGATATAGCCATTCCTGTAAGTGGTGTTATTGAAGATATTCATTTTAAGCCATTAAACCGAGAGATTGGTGCGCTAATGATGATTCCTGAAATGGGTTTTCAGGACATGAGGTTTTTGTTTGTTAAAGTTAGCCCGGCAAATATGGCTCAAACGCTTAATTTTATAGAAGAAACAGTTAAAGGGCTAAATCCCGACTTTCCATACTGGCATCATTTCCTTGATGATGACTTTGCACGGCTTTATTTGCGTGAGCACACACTTAGGGCACAAATGACCTTTTTCTCCATTTTAGCGATTCTTATTTCGTGTATGGGATTGTGGGGAATTATGGTTTTTGTTGTGAAACAGCGGGTGAAAGAAATCGGTATCCGAAAGGTAAACGGAGCCAAAGTATCCGAAATACTTGCCATGTTAAATAAAGACTTTATAAAATGGGTGGCGATTGCCTTTGTAATTGCCACTCCAATTTCATATTACGCAATGGATAAATGGCTCGAAAATTTTGCCTACAAAACCAATTTAAGCTGGTGGATATTTGCGTTGGCTGGGTTTTTGGCATTGGGAATTGCATTGTTAACCGTTAGTTGGCAAAGCTGGCGGGCAGCTACCAGAAATCCTGTGGAGGCTCTTCGATACGAATAA